The Schistocerca gregaria isolate iqSchGreg1 chromosome 1, iqSchGreg1.2, whole genome shotgun sequence genome includes a window with the following:
- the LOC126354322 gene encoding uncharacterized protein LOC126354322 → MTETHHSEQLRGDDVFANSSNETVVENVDYSLVLKEAGEFLNTLCTVDACRNSFPVASPVKDETGKVELETHNSSVNRSLFPDDDGQVDVSFTVNQLIVHSSNLPRRLFCPFCTQHYGFEFLLKEHIKKFHTLEIETFVINSKNLQFHPCPICQAKFYLPDLLMKHVMYRHQECVLNILREASPNQYVNCRFCPFRVWKKQEKELLIHVENKHLKSFETVFIEKYSDTLDPENGCDESTAKEFFYYPKARPPPTTLLVDSPFEHQQAKNGVQKSILKNRLTCEEGHHMKKGTDAQYFTARSEAVKRRLHYEIDSDDKRESNDTCAIKSISVCHPQKRSRWKALFKKMRRPRSIPKRRFVTSTPYANSARNQRDFFVDGESEAHCVYSSATSPAKRVKFSLMETDKNLNEEHGILLNTSKKLQSSNEIEPILKQFKCALCLQAFISNNELLNHTRHKHSGPFNLLRPRYRCGECEAKFYKNSYLLRHCKFHHTPLCLRNRKH, encoded by the coding sequence ATGACTGAGACGCATCATTCGGAGCAACTTCGCGGAGATGATGTGTTTGCCAACAGCAGCAACGAaacagttgtagaaaatgttgattATTCGTTAGTATTGAAAGAAGCTGGAGAGTTCCTGAATACCCTATGTACTGTTGATGCATGCAGAAATTCGTTTCCTGTTGCTAGCCCAGTGAAAGATGAAACCGGCAAAGTGGAGTTAGAAACACACAACAGTTCAGTGAATAGATCGTTGTTTCCAGATGACGATGGCCAGGTGGATGTTAGCTTTACTGTTAATCAACTTATTGTACATTCATCAAATCTACCTCGTCGTCTGTTTTGTCCATTCTGTACACAGCATTACGGCTTTGAATTCCTATTGaaggaacatataaaaaaatttcatactTTGGAAATTGAAACTTTTGTTATTAATAGCAAGAACTTACAGTTCCATCCATGTCCGATCTGCCAGGCAAAGTTCTACCTTCCAGatttactgatgaaacacgttatgTATAGACATCAAGAATGTGTTTTAAACATACTTAGGGAAGCTAGTCCTAATCAGTATGTTAACTGCAGATTTTGCCCGTTTAGAGTGTGGAAAAAGCAGGAGAAAGAACTGCTTATTCACGTCGAAAACAAGCACCTTAAAAGCTTTGAAACAGTGTTTATAGAAAAATATTCAGACACTTTAGATCCTGAAAATGGTTGTGATGAAAGTACTGCTAAAGAATTTTTTTACTATCCTAAGGCAAGACCTCCACCGACTACACTGCTAGTGGATTCCCCATTTGAGCACCAACAGGCAAAGAATGGTGTTCAGAAATCAATTTTGAAGAACAGGCTAACTTGTGAAGAAGGCCATCATATGAAGAAAGGAACAGATGCTCAATATTTTACTGCAAGAAGTGAAGCAGTGAAACGTAGACTGCATTATGAAATAGATTCAGATGATAAGAGAGAAAGCAATGATACCTGTGCTATAAAATCAATATCagtttgtcatccacaaaaaagatCAAGGTGGAAAGCTTTATTTAAGAAGATGAGGAGACCTCGCAGTATTCCAAAACGGCGTTTTGTTACAAGCACACCGTATGCCAACAGTGCAAGAAACCAGAGGGATTTTTTTGTAGACGGAGAAAGTGAGGCACATTGTGTGTATTCCAGTGCCACTAGTCCTGCAAAAAGAGTTAAATTTAGTCttatggaaacagataaaaatttgaATGAGGAACACGGAATTTTATTAAACACTTCCAAGAAACTTCAGTCTAGTAATGAAATAGAACCCATTCTAAAGCAGTTCAAGTGTGCACTTTGTTTGCAAGCATTTATCAGTAACAATGAGTTATTAAATCATACGAGACATAAACACAGTGGACCCTTTAATTTATTGCGGCCACGCTATAGATGTGGAGAATGTGAggcaaaattttacaaaaacagcTACTTATTGCGGCATTGCAAATTTCATCATACTCCCTTATGTCTGAGAAACAGAAAACATTAA